The genomic stretch CATGTAGGTTCCCTTCTATCAATTTTCTTGACACCCACAAATTTCCGTCTCCTGCAAGACCCTTTTACCATATAATTTTACTCATGAAACGTCCCAATCTAGCAAATGGTTCATGCTTTCACTCGGCGCCAAGAACTTGCACAAGATGCTTTCCGGTTTTGACGACAAATCCGCGCAAGCAATTTGCACTTTTGGTTACTGCGAGGGCCCAGGCCACGAGCCCGTCTTATTCCAAGGACGCACTGATGGCACGTTGGTGGAGAGTCGGGGATCTACTGCTTTTGGTAAGTCTCGAATGTTCCTTCCCCCTCCCGTGCCTAGCAGGGGCTTCGCCAAGCTGTAATGATGAATGAATGTACCACAAAGAGAAGACTTACGGAGCTAACGATGCGTGCGTCTCTGTAGGCTGGGACTCATGTTTTGAGTACAATGGGCAGACGTATGCTGAGATGGAGAAGAGCGAGAAGAATAAGATAAGTCATCGAGCAAAGGCGCTGGACAAGTTGAAGGAGTGGTTGGCGAAAAAGGTTGAGTCGTAAGAAGAGGATGTGTAATTCTCTATGACTAGAACTTTTGTATCCCATTCATCACCCAACGCCGAGGTAAGTGAAATGGGTGGGAATAGACTCACCTAGAGCACTCTCAATACCTCATATATCCAGATATCTAAAACCATGGTATCATTTCATCACCCGCGCATCTCCTTTCCATACTCCTCACTCTTCCCCACCACCACTCGCCCTGTCCCTCCTCCAATTCTCCACCCACTGTTCCACCCTCTCCAAATTCCCCTCCACATCCTCCGTACTCTCACTTCTCAACTCCACCACAATCTCCTCCTTATAGCTCTCCCGCGCCTCGTCGAGCAAAACCTGCATGATCTCGCTATCCATATTCTCCTCGAGCTTCTTGCCCTTGTAGCCCCGAGCGGTCAGGCGGTCGTACAGCAGGGTTGAGTCGCAGCGTAGCACGATGACGAGATCGATCCAGCGCTCGGGGAAGAGATCGCATGCGTGCCAGTCGAGGATGTAGCCGCCTGTGCTGTTTAAGGGGAGATTTTCGAGGTGGTCTAGAAGCTGGGGTGGGTAAGTGATGGGTTTGGGTTTGGGAGTCTGGCGCTAGAATAGATTGCGCGTTCGTATCTGTGTGCGAGAAGAGGAGAACTCAAGAACCAAAACAGCGCGTACCTTGTCCTCATCTACAATCCAACTTCCCGTCTCCTCATCCTTGCCCTCATGGAATCCCTCATCTTTCACAATTTGGTTCACGGAAACATGTGTGAAGCCTGTTGCTTGCGCCAGTTGTTCTGCATGTGTCGTCTTCCCTACGCCAGGCGTGCCTGTAATTACAATGTTTGGATTCTGGCGTGCCATGTTGGAGCAGGTTCTGGCGGGTTCGTCGCAGAGCGTTTTGCGGTCGTGGGAGAGCGAGGGTTGAGAGAAGAAAGAGATTTCTGTATCTCTCCCACGGGTAGTGAATTGCTAGTGGAACGAATATCCGGGGTTATCAAGGTAGCAAGATGTTTGTACCGCCCTCTGTCGTCTTGTGGTATACGCCATCGCGTTCCAGAATTATTTTCGAGACCCGAACTTCACCCGGCTGAACCCCCACTACCCCGCACTACTCATCTTGACATGAACGACCAGCAAATGCATGACGGTACCAGCGCAAATTTAAATAATGTAAGTATGAAATTCGGTGGTTTCTAGGCTACCTGTAAACTGTAGAACGTGAAAACTATCACACAGACTAACAAAATCACAGTATATATCACGATAAACATAGCACTTGTCAAGTAGGAGACCTCAAACTTTTCTGTCATTTAACCGTAACACACGTTTCGAAATCAAGACGCCATTCTAACTACCGGGTGATCATGAAATATCCCTGGACCCCAAGAAAACATGCTGCAAAACCCCACCTAGACAACGCCATGCATGCTAGCGATGGTTGGTCGCGAGAGCCCAGGAACCTGTTTGAGCGGTATGTCTGAAGAGGGGAGTTGGAAGGGAAAGGGGGATGAGAACTGAGTAGTTCTTGAGTATGGTATGTAGTGCAAAGGAATCCCCAACCGACCATTGCCCAACAAACACCCCTGAGCTCTTTTGATACAATATTACGCCTAGTGAGAAATCATGTAGTCGGATGTGCTGTCGTTCAAAAAAGCATCTCAGAGCTGATGAAAGATGGGTATGAGTCCAGCTTGGTTCAGCCCATGTGAGCATCCCACTCCGGACGACGTATAGGTGGTGTGTTCTAGGAGTTGCAAGAGACTACTCTTTTGTGAGACCTCTAGCTTTGCTTGCACTCAGCAGCCTCCTGTTTGGGTTTTGTGCCGTCGTTCTGATCACGTGTTAGCAGGTCGTAATGGTATGAGTGACTGTTACGGCTTACCTCGTCGTCAGACTCTTCCTCCTCATCACGGTCGTCACTGAGCTCATCTTCGTCCTCATCGTCCTCGTCTTCGAACTCCCCCTCGTCAAAGTCTTCAATATTCTCGTACTGAAGAGCCTCGCCGGTGAACCAGTCGATAGCGCGGGGgatgagcttctccttgatGTCCTCACCAAGCTGGTAGTCAAGTTCGAGACGCTCTTCAATGTCAGAGGTGGCGTCGTCATCGTCCTGTGGGGGCTTGGGAGGGTCGAAGAAGTTGAAGAACGACTCTGTAGGTACTGTCTTCTTAACGACTCGTGTCTGCTTGGTGTCTAAAAATCGTTAGTAACCTAGTCGGACGAGAATATGTAACCAGCTACTCACTCTTGTTCCTCTGCTTCTTGCTCTCGATGCGGACAGTCAGGTCCTTGCCTGCCTTCCAGTCGACCTTGTCACCCTCGGCGTGGTCGTAGATGAAGTCACCGCCGTAGCCGTTCTCCTCTTGGTAGAAGTAGGTCTTGGTGATGGTCTTGTTGGTGAAGAACTCGTTCTCCTCAAACTCAAAGATCAGGCGGAATCCTGGGCGGTCAAGGTACTCCATGCGGACGTCAGTCAGGTGCTTGAGGGCAGCCTCGTCGCGGTCTGTGATCATCTCGGCGAGTGAGATTTGGTTCTTCATAGCGCTCAGCCAGAACTCTGGGATACCCTTGACGTCCTTGCCCTCATCCTTGTTGAGCTCGGGCTCGGGCTGGTCTTCATCCTCGTCCTCTTCATCTTGTTGCTCGCCAACCTTGACGTGGTCTTCTGATGGCTCCTCGGCGCCGTTGACAATCTTGGCACGGGTCTGGTATAGCGGCGTGAACTTGGCGAAGTACTTCTTCTCCAGCTGGAGGACCTCTTCTTGGAATTCGGCCTCGAGCTTGGAGTGCTCCTTTTGTACGCCCTTGAGGCCCGCAACGCGACGGCGAACAGAGGCCGGGAGGGACTCGATGTAGCCACTTGACCGGCCCACGAGCGAACCGAGCTTGTTTTGCATCATGGCAACGAGGGCGGGGTTGGCAGCGAAAAGGCCGGCGGCGGTGCGCTCAAGTTCCTCTGCAGAAAAAGTCAGATTAGCGGTCAGGCCCTCGACGACAGGGCGAGGCGGGGGTTGGAGGGGCAGCAAATTGCGATGGTGCAACATACCTTCCTTGATGGTGCCAACACCGGGCTGTTGAGCGCGCGACGATATGGGCGCGGCATTTGCAGGTGTATTCTGCGGGGTGCTGGTAGGGCAAACGTTAGAATGCGGCACGTCCATGGTGGAGGGGTGAGGTCGTGATGTTTTTTGGCGTCTAAAATTGTGTGGTGGAGGAGTGCAAGCGACTTACGGGGCGGTCATGGAGTCCATCTTCTTATTGCGGATCGGCTCAGACATTTTGGCGAATGAATGTCGTCGATATGCGGGTGGCGGGTGGGTGGGAGGAGTTGTGGATGTCGTTGGTGAGGCGCAGAAATGTTCGGCGGGTTGAGCGAGGGCAGCCGCTACTACGCAAGGTTGTTCGCCCCTCTATAAGGCTATTTACGGCTAGTGGGAATTTGCAACCTGGAAGTGGTCGACGACGAGCCGAAGACGTTTGCGACGGAACAATGGACGATGCCGGTGAATGGGAAGGGGGGATGATGCGCGCGAAAGAGGCGGGCGTCGTGCTATTTGTACCTTGACCGTCTTTTCGTGAAGGCGTGGCACGTGTCTATCTCCCCAGCACATAACGCAGGCGACTCTCGACTTTATCTGGCGGCAATGCCTCTGCTGCTTGTGCGCGCAGTAGTCTACCGTACATGGTCATTACCCTGCGGCATGGCCGACCTTCGCCGCCGGTACTCGAAGAAGCTACAAGGGGCGGAGAGGGCATGTATTTTGCTATCCATTGGCGCTGCAGCCTCTGCGTGTGGACGTCAATACTACCTACATACATGACCGAAAGCCTCCGATTCTAGCCTCGCGAGCATCGAGCA from Pyrenophora tritici-repentis strain M4 chromosome 1, whole genome shotgun sequence encodes the following:
- a CDS encoding Ham1p domain containing protein → MNGLPGPYIKWFMLSLGAKNLHKMLSGFDDKSAQAICTFGYCEGPGHEPVLFQGRTDGTLVESRGSTAFGWDSCFEYNGQTYAEMEKSEKNKISHRAKALDKLKEWLAKKVES
- a CDS encoding nucleosome assembly protein, whose amino-acid sequence is MSEPIRNKKMDSMTAPTPQNTPANAAPISSRAQQPGVGTIKEEELERTAAGLFAANPALVAMMQNKLGSLVGRSSGYIESLPASVRRRVAGLKGVQKEHSKLEAEFQEEVLQLEKKYFAKFTPLYQTRAKIVNGAEEPSEDHVKGIPEFWLSAMKNQISLAEMITDRDEAALKHLTDVRMEYLDRPGFRLIFEFEENEFFTNKTITKTYFYQEENGYGGDFIYDHAEGDKVDWKAGKDLTVRIESKKQRNKNTKQTRVVKKTVPTESFFNFFDPPKPPQDDDDATSDIEERLELDYQLGEDIKEKLIPRAIDWFTGEALQYENIEDFDEGEFEDEDDEDEDELSDDRDEEEESDDENDGTKPKQEAAECKQS
- a CDS encoding AAA-18 multi-domain protein — protein: MARQNPNIVITGTPGVGKTTHAEQLAQATGFTHVSVNQIVKDEGFHEGKDEETGSWIVDEDKLLDHLENLPLNSTGGYILDWHACDLFPERWIDLVIVLRCDSTLLYDRLTARGYKGKKLEENMDSEIMQVLLDEARESYKEEIVVELRSESTEDVEGNLERVEQWVENWRRDRASGGGEE